The Mauremys mutica isolate MM-2020 ecotype Southern chromosome 1, ASM2049712v1, whole genome shotgun sequence genome has a segment encoding these proteins:
- the LOC123363044 gene encoding olfactory receptor 52K2-like: MAASNSTMPHPSTFILLGIPGLEAAHVWISIPFCSVYILSLLGNSLLLAVIKSEPSLHEPMYLFLSMLALTDQVVSTTTLPKTLCIFRFRDRAIHTNACLAQMYLLHSLSTMESGFILAMAFDRCAAICNPLRHSAVLTSRAIAKIGLGVVMRGVLLLRPHPFLLQRLPYCRTNVISHTYCEFMALVKLACVDTTVMRAYSLIVAFVTAKLDFILVVLSYILILRTIFKRPSKEARPTSLGTCSSHICVILGFYIPAFFFILIHRFGHSMAPLVHIIVANIYLLVPPMMNPIIYGVRTKNIHERVLRVFSNRGFQAIS; the protein is encoded by the coding sequence ATGGCAGCTTCCAACTCAACCATGCctcacccctccaccttcatcctccTCGGCATCCCGGGGCTGGAGGCGGCGcacgtctggatctccatccccttctgctccGTCTATATTCTGTCCCTCCTGGGGAACAGCCTCCTCCTGGCTGTTATCAAGAGTGAGCCGAGCCTCCACGAGCCCATGTACCTTTTCCTTTCCATGCTGGCGCTCACCGACCAGGTCGtctccaccaccaccctgcccaAAACCCTCTGCATATTCCGGTTCAGGGACCGGGCTATTCACACCAACGCTTGCCTGGCCCAGATGTACCTCCTTCACTCACTGTCAACCATGGAGTCCGGGTTTATCCTGGCCATGGCCTTTGATCGCTGCGCCGCTATCTGTAACCCGCTGCGACACTCGGCCGTCCTGACCAGTCGGGCCATAGCCAAGATAGGGCTCGGTGTTGTGATGAGGGGAGTCCTGTTACTGCGTCCTCACCCATTCCTGCTGCAGCGGCTCCCATACTGCAGGACCAATGTCATTTCTCACACCTATTGTGAGTTCATGGCACTGGTGAAACTGGCCTGTGTGGACACGACAGTCATGAGAGCCTATAGTCTGATTGTGGCATTTGTAACAGCGAAGTTAGATTTTATCCTTGTTGTCCTGTCCTACATCCTGATCCTCCGGACCATCTTCAAGCGCCCCTCCAAAGAGGCGCGTCCCACATCCCTAGGCACCTGTAGCTCCCACATCTGTGTCATCCTAGGGTTTTATATTCCAGCATTTTTCTTCATTCTCATCCATCGTTTCGGTCACAGCATGGCTCCTCTTGTTCACATTATTGTAGCCAACATATATCTGCTGGTTCCACCCATGAtgaaccccatcatctatggggtcagaactaaaaatatccatgaaagGGTCCTCAGAGTCTTCTCTAATAGGGGCTTTCAAGCTATTTCATAG
- the LOC123371657 gene encoding olfactory receptor 52R1-like, protein MSDSNKTDFTNPSTFILLGIPGLEAAYVWISIAFCTMYAIAILGNFTILLIVRTEPSLHGPMYYFLCMLAVSDLVLTTSTLPKLLSIFWFNSREIEFSACLTQLFFVHCFSGIESGIFVAMALDRYVAICDPLRHSTILTNIMVAKIGLAVVLRSVILALPYPFLARRWPYCRNNIIPHTHCEHMPVVKLACADTRISNYYGLFALSFRIGLDLFFITVSYIQILRAIFSLPTKDARLKTFGTCSSHLCAISAFYIPGLFSSLSYRFGHNVPLHFHILLANVYLLLPPMLNPIIYGVRTKQIRDRLLQLFTH, encoded by the coding sequence atgtcagattccaacaaaaccgacttcaccaacccctccaccttcatcctgctgggcattcctggcctggaagcAGCctatgtctggatctccatcgcCTTCTGTaccatgtacgccatagccatcttggggaacttcaccatcctgctCATTGTGAGGacggagccgagcctccatgggcccatgtactatttcctctgcatgctggccgtcaGTGACCTGGTCCTGACTACATCTACCCTCCCCAaactgctgagcatcttctggtttaaTTCCAGGGAGATAGaattcagtgcctgcctcacccagctcTTCTTTGTTCACTGCTTCTCAGGGATTGAGTCTGGGATCTTCGTGGCCATGGCTttggatcgctacgtggccatctgtgatcccctgagacattccaccatcctgacaaataTCATGGTGGCCAAGATcggcctggccgtggtgctgcgcaGTGTCATACTCGCATTGCCCTATCCCTTTCTGGCAAggcggtggccatattgcagaaacaacatcatcccccacacgCACTGTGAGCATATGcccgtggtgaagctggcctgcgccgaCACCCGCATCAGTAATTACTACGGCCTCTTTGCACTATCCTTTAGGATTGGTCTGGATTTGTTTTTTATCACTGtgtcctatatccagatcctcagggccatcttcagcctccccacaaaggacgcccggctcaagacttttgggacctgcagctCACATCTCTGTGCCATCTCAGCCTTCTACATCCCAGGTCTCTtctcctctctttcatacaggTTTGGGCACaatgtgcccctgcatttccacATTCTCCTTGCCAACGtgtacctcctgctgccccccatgctgaaccccatcatctatggggtgaggaccaaacagatccgggacaggctccTCCAGCTCTTTACTCATTAA
- the LOC123350871 gene encoding olfactory receptor 52M1-like gives MSGSNTTDFTSPSTFILQGIPGLERAHVWISIPFCTMYIIAILGNFTILFIVKMEPSLHGPMYYFLCMLAVTDLVLSTSTVPKTLSIFWFNSREIYFSACLTQMYFIHCFSAMESGIFVAMAFDRYVAICDPLRHSTILTNPVVSKIGLAVVLRGSMLSLPCPFLARRWPYCRTNIIPHSYCEHIAVVKLACADIRVSSYYSLSVAFLVTGLDVFFITMSYIQILRAIFSLPTKDARLKTFGTCGSHLCAILTFYIPDLFSSLTHRYGHNVPLYFHILIANVYLLVPSMLHPIIYGVRTKQIRDRLLRLFTHKGT, from the coding sequence atgtcaggttccaacacaactgacttcaccagtccctccaccttcatcctgcagggcattcctggcctggagagagcccatgtctggatctccatccccttttgCACCATGTAcatcatagccatcttggggaacttcaccatcctgttcatcgtgaagaTGGAGCCaagcctccatgggcccatgtactatttcctctgcatgctggctgtcaccgacctggtcctgtccacGTCCACCGTGCCCAAAacactgagcatcttctggttcaattccagggagatatATTTCAGTGCCTGCCTTACCCAGATGTATTTTATCCACTGCTTTTCAGCAATGGAGTCTGGGATCTttgtggccatggcttttgatcgctatgtggccatctgtgatcccctgagacattccaccatcctgacaaaccctgTGGTGTCCAAGATTGGactggccgtggtgctgcgtgGCAGCATGCTCTCACTGCCCTGTCCCTTCTTGGCAAggcggtggccatattgcagaaccaacattaTCCCCCACTCATACTGTGAGCACATAGCCGTGGTGAAACTGGCCTGTGCCGATATTCGTGTCAGTAGTTACTATAGTCTCTCTGTCGCTTTCTTGGTGACTggtctggatgtgttttttatcaccatgtcctatatccagatcctcagggccatcttcagcctccccacaaaggacgcccggctaAAGACATTTGGGACCTGCGGCTCCCACCTTTGTGCCAtcttaaccttttacatcccagatctcttctcctccctcacacACCGGTATGGCCACAATGTGCCCTTGTATTTCCACATTCTCATTGCCAACGTGTACCTCCTCGTGCCCTCCATGCTGCACCCCATCATctacggggtgaggaccaaacagatccgggacaggctgctccggctcttcactcataaagggacctaa